GCTACAAGGTCGGTCATCGCTCGGATGTAAAATACGCAGTTACTCGTATGTTCTGGTTAGgcaatttttttcattcaattaatttCTGTGATTTTGTtctaaaagaatatttatttattgatagtaAGAGAAGGCGAATTAGGTCAATGTCAAATCTGTAATAACCGTTTCTCTTGGTGCTTAATTTTAGACTTAGTTTATTGAGCATCAAACCAGagcttttaagtatttatttattgttgttgaATATGCTGTTGAGGTTATTAGCAGCAAACAGACATTGAcatagtttttaaacttttatgttATGAGAAATCGCGCAGTTTATTAAGTAAGGTATATAAACGTACGACTGCTCGTTAGTGTTGTAGTTGCCAttaaagatttttaattttatagcatTAGAGATAAAGACGACAGCAGGGTGACATCTATAGGGAATTAATTAATGTGACgaacactcgtacgtttacaTTATGtggcatttttaataaaactttataaacTAACACCAATTCaagataaaaatgtaaatacaaatatttatttcataattttgcATTTGTCCCAACAAACTGCCATTGGCACAGACGTTGTTTAAATGAAGTGTTTAGGCCATATTTCGGTcaaatatcagatatttatatgtaCAATTTTTACTTCTTATACTAATACAATGGAGTGTCAAGCAAATCTCAAGTTACTCTTATATTAATGCTAACTTTAATGTTATCAAATTCATACGAAATTTATATTCTATAGTATTCAGTTTCCATGACTAACACTTGGAAACCCCGATGACACCTAATTGGTATTGCAGCGAGCGGCAGGGTATGTGCGTGCGTCCGCAGCTCTGCGCCGACGAGACCTTGCTCCACTGGCCCGCTGACGGCCGCTGCTACTACCGACTTAGCCAGGGGCCGTGCTACCAGGGCTCTATACTGGACGTGGGCAGCGACGGGGTTGCTAACTGCACGGTAAGATTTTAACATTGCCTGATAATCGTTAGTAGTACTGAGTCAGCCAGGGGCCGTGCTACCAGGGCTCTATACTGGACGTGGGCAGCGACGGGGTTGCTAACTGCACGGTTAGATTTTCATTTACACCGATCCTGGTTTAGACAGTGGTGGAGCCTTAACCATACCCCATACTTGATGTGACCCCATCCCCCCTTCCTTGTAAACTTGGAGTTGTCTGCACGGTGAGATTGATAAATCTTTTAAGCTGTAAATAAGTAGATCAGTGCAAACTGATCTGCTAGGGGTTGCTGGTACTAACCTAAAACATAAAAGATATGTCAAACTCACCAGATCAGTGCAAACTGATCTGCTGGTCACAACGCTACCAGGGTTTTTTTGAACGTGGGAAGTGATAGCTTTACGAATTGGAAGGTAAAATTTACACGTTATTAAAACTGTCATACTGATCTACTGGTGGTCACTGCTGCAACAGGTTCAGCCAGGGGCCTTGCTATCAGGGATCTTAACTGGACGTGGGCAGCGACGGGGTTGCTAACTGCACGGTAAGACTTAGACATAGCTATACTGATTCCTGATGATCGCTAATAGTACCGAGTCAGCCAGGGGCCATGGTACTATATTTAGACCCGTGCAACAACGAAGATGCGTACTGCAGTTTGACGCTGGTGTTCATCTGCCTGATGATTGTTTCTACTACTGGGTCATCTAGGGGTTAATCAAATTAACGCCCCAGTATTCATTGACTTTTCACCTGATTCCAGTGTGCTTCTGATGGCCCCCATTACTGGTCCCCCGACGGCGGATGTTACGCGCATTACACGCGGGGGCCCTGTGAACGGGGCCAGCTGTTCCTACCGGGAGGCCGCTGCGGTTGCGAAGATCACTTGCCCCACTATCACAACGAGACTGGCATGTGCTATGAGATCGGTGAGTACTTGATTTTAAGTCGACGTCTCCACCACTGGTACCTATATTAGGGCTATCACTTGCACTGCACGTGCGTACCCTACGAGTACATATTCGTATTTTGAATTCTCGACTTATAATACgtgccactgctggacatatgcgTTCTCTCAGAAGGGCTTAGACTGTATTTCCAACGCAGGTCCAATACAGATCGGGAACTTCATAtgcactattgaattgcttcgcaagtgtGTGTAGCTTCCTTGAGATGTTTTACCTCACCGTAAAGGTCATGGTTCAAAAGTAATTTGGCACATAAATTCGGAAAAGTTCGGAGGTGCGAGgttcttgagaggccatagttcaaaccactaggtaaATACGTTTTTTCCTTAATAATACTTATCACTAGTACTGGACGTTAAATTTTTAGTCACAAAGTCATCATTatctggaagacgtccacagctgaacaaaggcctcccccttagaacgccacaatgagggctatcgcgcatgaattcgccactagaggcgctagtgtagcgtgaggtctccgaaatgtcaaatctcatagtttttgggtgagctacgcgggtttatttataattagaataatgaATTGTGAacattttgcattacctgaaattaattatggcaattatgcgttacggggcaatgaatgtctgtgttttaagacagttatgtctttcagaaacttttgtcctcccttttttccgaacaaaacgtgactacgcaacactgtggttgctcgatatttctatggtacggttttaaggtgtaataaacatgattttaatctaaaatttgttttcacgcccagactttgaaagccacaattaaaaactttacgcaacagtggcgccatctagaaagaccaaaaacgatagcctcatgacgacaactcgccacttacgtCCGatcgcaactctcacgatgtcgtcagtacatttagtaggaggcctgccaacgcatttcttccggttcgtggtcccccaacggttatctcaTACAGTACCTCCTATAAAATATTTCCTTTCCAGATTCCATCGGGCCGTGCCCCAAAGGCCACATCTTCTCGATCACGAAGGTGTCCCCGCAGGGCTCGAGGGCCGAGTGCACGTGCAAGCCGTTCCATGCGCGTGCGGCGGACGGCGCCTGCTACCGGCTGTACACCAAAGGCCCTTGTGCCAATGACGAGATGATCGCTAGAGGAGGACGGTGCACTAaggttgttttagttttttttcacaTGCGATTTGAGATATTTAACACTTTTGTTCGTTATATAAGTTTGAtaaatttaaggttcaacagtcgggacccattaccaagattttttgagctggttacgatttgaatgggtcccgactgttgaaccttaaatgagcgtcgtgacagagttctagaccactagacttattttcttccttttagtttttaaggcagtcgggttttttgattttttaaatttaatgttttttattttatactttgttgatatttctgtgaaaatagtagattaaaaatattataacccatatatatttagaatgggctaattattagctttcatttgatacccatattattacaatacaagttttttttttattccttcgaaatattttttttcgcagacgccatattgaaagattatataccctatgtcactccgacagttatgacgaatccaatgatacctcatatgttacaattcgtccagccgtttaggctgcagcgaggaccaaataaatggacatacatacccacatacatacatacatacttacatacatacatacctacatacatacatacgctcgaaaaacataaccctccttcgggcagtcgggtaaaaagcgacatgtaaaagagccttctgcggtaggtacttacttacttgcagaataaacgttttttttttcaacactcCAGGTACCTTGCGCCCGCGGGCGGCTGTACGTGCCGGAGCGCCGGCGCTGCTACCGGCCTGGCACGCCGGAGCCGTGCCCGGCGGGCGAGGTGGTGGCCTTCGACTTCGAGGCGCGCCCGGCGCTCGACGGGCTCAGCCACAACGGCGTCTGCGCGTGCGGCGGAGGCGCTTGCGCGAGGCGAGAGGTCAGTGtttaagagatttttttttaaatattttataagaacCCTAATAATTTCGCCATGcctgattagattagattagattttatttattatcttttgaaaaaatacattataaacacatgtcagttcATTACTAGAAATTCAAGGATCgccaaatgtatacaaaaaataaattatattacaataaattgtcagccaaaaataaaaaatagaatttacaatgtcaaattagagttcaattcagtaataataattaaaagttcagcaaaaatataaatctaagtcaaatttatgcaataagAACAATCGATCAAATGTACTAATAAAATGATTAGGTACTGTCTGTTCGTACGGCTACAGCTTGGTTTAGAGACTATTAACAACTAGACTTTACTCGCGGTTTCGCATTGGTAATCCATTAAATCTGGTAGGTGAATTGAAACAACGGGATTTTGCAAAAATAACCACGCCGAATTTCATGAAGGACATATaggataggatagttttatcccggaaaattggatACCTAGTTCCTACGGTTGAaacttcgagattttatcccgatggcccaagttttttttttttttttaatgggacacttgactccaattgacctagtcccaaactaagcaaagcttatactatggatactaggcaacgaacggattatatagatatatacatacttaaaatacatattaaacatccaagacccgagaacaaacattcgtgttattcacacaaatatctgccccggccgggattcgaacccaggacctcaagcttcgtagtcaggttctctaaccacttagccatccggtcgtcaaaataatattataaatgtgaaagattgtactgtttgtttgtttgttacctctccAAATCTAAGCCgcagaaccgatttaaatgaaatttggtatacagatagtttgagacc
Above is a window of Choristoneura fumiferana chromosome 2, NRCan_CFum_1, whole genome shotgun sequence DNA encoding:
- the LOC141445677 gene encoding uncharacterized protein gives rise to the protein MAAWLWLAALFCGSQAAVLPPPWADVRRNPCASHPRGWLMLYWPTDGKCYTIYKKGHPCPDTQELSPGRWGGRTIAECKCPPGTAQLPLSTTCHKLFERGPCRPGEYFAPVEESFNKKGERQGMCVRPQLCADETLLHWPADGRCYYRLSQGPCYQGSILDVGSDGVANCTCASDGPHYWSPDGGCYAHYTRGPCERGQLFLPGGRCGCEDHLPHYHNETGMCYEIDSIGPCPKGHIFSITKVSPQGSRAECTCKPFHARAADGACYRLYTKGPCANDEMIARGGRCTKVPCARGRLYVPERRRCYRPGTPEPCPAGEVVAFDFEARPALDGLSHNGVCACGGGACARREVAACHTRKGAAVYGGACHTLHTQGPCPANSWLVRDGHVTCRCRPGHLPPDCRPDTRVAVKS